From Medicago truncatula cultivar Jemalong A17 chromosome 7, MtrunA17r5.0-ANR, whole genome shotgun sequence, a single genomic window includes:
- the LOC11430670 gene encoding protein RGF1 INDUCIBLE TRANSCRIPTION FACTOR 1, whose translation MDTVLVPPWLEPLLKTPFFNICRIHADAARNECNMYCLDCNNGDGAFCFYCRSSRHKDHQVIQIRRSSYHDVVRVSEIQKVLDISGVQTYVINSARVLFLNVRPQPKSGKGVAHICEICGRSLLDSFRFCSLGCKLERIKKNGDASFALEGKNEGLTMEGVSSSRSEEELREGSTQDMYPLTPPPPPLNARRRKGIPHRAPFGSSF comes from the exons ATG GACACAGTGTTGGTGCCTCCTTGGCTTGAACCATTGTTGAAAACACCATTTTTCAACATTTGTCGGATTCACGCTGATGCAGCTAGAAATGAGTGTAACATGTATTGCTTAGATTGCAACAATGGTGATGGTGCTTTTTGCTTTTATTGTCGTTCTTCAAGACACAAAGACCACCAAGTCATTCAG ATAAGAAGATCTTCGTATCATGATGTGGTTCGTGTGTCAGAGATTCAGAAAGTGTTGGACATAAGTGGAGTGCAAACATATGTGATAAACAGTGCTAGAGTTTTGTTCTTGAATGTTAGGCCTCAAccaaaatctgggaaaggagTAGCACACATTTGTGAGATTTGTGGAAGGAGCTTGTTGGATTCATTTCGGTTCTGTTCTTTGGGATGTAAG cttgaaagaataaagaaaaatggagATGCAAGCTTTGCTTTGGAGGGTAAGAATGAAGGATTGACAATGGAAGGAGTGTCAAGTAGTAGATCAGAAGAAGAATTGCGTGAAGGCTCAACACAAGATATGTATCCTCTCACGCCTCCTCCACCTCCTTTAAATGCAAGGAGAAGAAAAGGTATACCTCATAGGGCACCTTTTGGTTCCTCATTCTAA
- the LOC11431442 gene encoding vacuolar protein-sorting-associated protein 37 homolog 1, which yields MFRGLWGSQEQQPHEASSQQSWYSPSIMSSSTSSRPATPASSSASPRPPSSHVPPAEAAGTIASLKDKSVDELRKLLSDKDAYQQFLNSLEQVKIQTNLKDELAKENRQLAEENLQKEPRMMELRNQCRIIRTTELATANEKLNELEKQKEEMLKMNSPASLLQRIQESVNQTDEESENLHQQLLDREVDLAAFLQKYKKLRTTYHKRTLIHLAAKTSNI from the exons ATGTTTCGAGGATTATG GGGATCACAAGAGCAACAACCACATGAAGCTTCATCCCAGCAATCATGGTATTCACCATCTATCATGAGTTCATCCACTTCTTCAAGACCTGCTACACCTGCTTCCTCTTCCGCTTCACCGAGGCCGCCGTCTTCACATGTTCCGCCAGCAGAAGCCGCCGGAACCattgcttctttgaaggatAAGAG TGTTGATGAGTTAAGGAAGCTTTTGTCTGATAAAGATGCGTATCAACAGTTTCTGAATTCGCTTGAACAGGTCAAGATTCAAACCAAt CTGAAAGATGAACTTGCCAAGGAAAATAGGCAGCTGGCAG AGGAAAATCTACAAAAGGAACCTCGCATGATGGAACTTAGGAATCAG TGTAGAATAATTCGTACAACCGAATTAGCTACTGCTAACGAGAAACTAAACGAGCTTGAGAAGCAGAAAgaagaaatgttaaaaatgaattccCCTGCATCCCTTCTCCAGAGGATTCAAG AATCTGTGAACCAGACAGATGAGGAATCTGAAAATCTGCACCAGCAGCTCCTTGATAGAGAGGTTGACCTTGCAGCTTTTTTGCAGAAATACAAGAAGCTACGCACCACTTACCACAAGAGAACTCTTATACATCTTGCTgctaaaacatcaaatatatga
- the LOC11430669 gene encoding non-classical arabinogalactan protein 30: MAFAIALMITAMVVCCTTNSILVSAWEEPAQVIHVVGKVLCQDCSKGWNEWVSGDKPIKGAKVSLTCMDKRNRVMYYTSDTTDELGLYDITVDKYKYGKKLDTKGCYVRLVSSPDNVCNILTDFGGGKAGYKLNYPTSVYRGLIKYMVTPFYYTTPMCEMPDTDTYESEAKVPKEEREGGYY, translated from the exons ATGGCATTTGCAATAGCATTGATGATCACTGCAATGGTAGTCTGTTGCACCACCAATAGCATACTAGTCTCAGCTTGGGAAGAACCAGCACAAGTCATTCACGTGGTTGGAAAAGTGTTGTGCCAGGATTGTAGCAAGGGATGGAACGAATGGGTTTCTGGTGATAAGCCAATTAAAG GAGCTAAGGTGTCACTAACATGTATGGACAAGAGAAACAGGGTTATGTATTATACAAGTGACACAACAGATGAGTTAGGACTATACGACATTACAGTGGACAAATACAAATACGGCAAAAAGTTGGATACAAAAGGTTGCTATGTGAGGTTAGTGTCATCTCCTGATAATGTTTGCAACATTCTCACTGACTTTGGTGGTGGAAAAGCTGGTTACAAACTCAACTACCCAACATCAGTGTATCGTGGTTTGATTAAATATATGGTTACCCCTTTTTATTATACCACTCCTATGTGTGAGATGCCTGATACTGATACCTACGAGTCTGAAGCCAAAGTTCccaaagaagaaagagaagggGGATATTATTAG
- the LOC11432958 gene encoding protein PELOTA 1: protein MKLLEKDFALNQRGTVKIIAEEPDDVWILYNLITIGDVVTADTTRKVHLESNKNTASRVKLTLHLKVTCRDFHKDSSTLRVHGRNLESNQHVAAGSFHTLTLERNKSFDLEKKLWGPHAFEALTDATENSSSSSDANLAVVLLQQHQAEIHLLGKGVTTRCSKIEASSRSYSHKKSSSSSPSFNVFFRDVFAAFVKHVDFKTVKSVVIAGESDDNALLSPTIFRRFLLSEAKRLKMRCIEENKSRIVVVGSRCNNNNKSNCNFDLREVFNDAAVMNLIKDSNLGLEIRAFKELWDMVCDSSDRVCYGPKHVESAHEMNAIETLLIIDELYRNEEIEMRKKYESMVKSVKQGGGKALVYSSMHVSTPQLAQLTGVAAILRFPLPGLQDMDDDDHV, encoded by the coding sequence atgaAGCTTTTGGAAAAGGATTTTGCTCTCAACCAAAGAGGAACTGTTAAAATAATTGCAGAAGAACCCGATGATGTGTGGATCCTTTACAACCTCATCACGATCGGCGATGTTGTCACCGCCGATACCACACGTAAAGTCCATCTCGAATCAAATAAAAACACCGCGTCACGTGTTAAACTCACCCTTCATCTCAAAGTCACGTGTCGTGACTTTCACAAAGACTCTTCTACCCTTCGCGTTCACGGTCGCAACCTTGAATCCAATCAACATGTCGCCGCTGGTTCTTTCCACACATTAACCCTTGAAAGAAACAAATCCTTTGACCTTGAAAAAAAGTTGTGGGGTCCACACGCCTTTGAAGCCTTAACCGATGCCACCGagaattcatcatcttcttcggATGCCAATCTTGCTGTTGTTCTTCTTCAACAACACCAAGCGGAGATTCACTTGCTTGGAAAAGGGGTCACTACTCGTTGTTCCAAAATCGAAGCCTCTTCACGTTCATATTCACATaaaaaatcttcttcttcttctccttcctttAACGTGTTTTTTCGTGATGTGTTTGCAGCTTTTGTGAAACATGTGGATTTTAAAACTGTGAAGAGTGTAGTAATAGCAGGGGAAAGTGATGATAATGCATTGCTATCCCCAACTATTTTTCGTAGGTTTCTTTTATCTGAAGCAAAGAGGTTAAAGATGAGGTGTATAGAAGAGAACAAATCACGTATCGTAGTTGTGGGGTCACGgtgtaacaacaacaacaagagtAATTGTAACTTCGATTTAAGGGAAGTTTTCAATGACGCAGCGGTGATGAATTTAATAAAGGACAGTAACTTAGGGTTAGAAATTAGGGCTTTTAAGGAATTATGGGACATGGTGTGCGACAGTTCAGATCGTGTATGTTATGGACCAAAGCATGTGGAGAGTGCACACGAGATGAATGCAATTGAGACACTTTTGATAATAGATGAACTTTATAGGAATGAAGAGATTGAGATGAGGAAAAAATATGAGAGCATGGTGAAATCTGTGAAACAAGGTGGAGGAAAGGCTTTGGTGTATTCTTCTATGCATGTTTCGACACCACAATTGGCTCAGCTAACAGGTGTTGCGGCAATTCTCAGATTTCCATTACCTGGTCTTCAAGATatggatgatgatgatcatgTTTAG